One region of Salinibacter grassmerensis genomic DNA includes:
- a CDS encoding DUF885 domain-containing protein, protein MPPRSASAYTALLAVGLLLAFGLTVPQSSSAQPASPPAVDALLQSDSSAMIPVVDRFADDRAALRRRYDAAGPERWARMRTFYNQWLDELDAVRFGRLGVDGRIDHVLLQNEIQGALHRLDRTERRHAEMERYLPFASTITSLYYRWRADPALDPRAAADTLAALQDTIEATQERLSEQFSHTGSPTTESPNTEADRVAAHRAAKAIGDLRENLEAWYAFYDGYHPDFTWWVEAPYEKAQSDLEAYARFLRREIVGVEEGQDAPLIGDPIGAEALKADLRHAMIPYSPEELIALAEQELDWGRRQMRAAAREMGHGNDWRAALKEVKTRHVEPGQQPTLARDLAEEAVSFLRDRDLVTIPPMAEEVWRMQMLSPEMQRIAPYFLGGEVVRVAFPAQEMSHENKLMSIRGNNRHFSRAVVHHELIPGHHLQGFMTDRYNAHRDLFSTPFWGEGWALYWEMQLWDLDFPRSPEDRIGMLFWRNHRAARIIFSLRFHLGEMSGQEAVDFLVREVGHERANAEAEVRRSIIGTYPPLYQAAYMLGGLQFRALHDELVENGDLSNREFHDRILRGGRMPVEMVRARLQRRRLPKDYAPQWRFAGAPQAE, encoded by the coding sequence ATGCCGCCCCGTTCCGCTAGCGCCTACACCGCTCTTCTGGCCGTCGGACTACTTCTCGCATTCGGCCTGACGGTCCCGCAGTCCTCGTCGGCACAGCCGGCCTCGCCCCCGGCGGTGGACGCCCTCCTCCAGAGCGATTCCAGCGCGATGATTCCGGTCGTCGACCGCTTCGCCGACGACCGCGCGGCCCTTCGCCGCCGCTACGACGCCGCGGGGCCGGAGCGCTGGGCCCGGATGCGGACGTTTTACAACCAGTGGCTCGACGAACTGGACGCCGTCCGCTTCGGTCGACTCGGCGTGGACGGACGCATCGACCACGTGCTTCTGCAAAACGAGATCCAGGGGGCCCTGCATCGACTGGATCGGACGGAGCGCCGCCATGCCGAGATGGAGCGGTACCTGCCCTTCGCCTCCACAATCACGTCCCTCTACTACCGGTGGCGGGCGGATCCCGCCCTCGACCCGCGCGCCGCGGCCGACACGCTGGCCGCCCTCCAAGACACAATCGAGGCAACGCAGGAGCGCCTCTCGGAGCAGTTCTCGCACACAGGATCCCCGACCACAGAATCTCCGAATACGGAGGCGGACCGGGTCGCGGCCCACCGGGCGGCCAAGGCCATTGGGGACCTCCGCGAGAATCTAGAGGCGTGGTACGCGTTTTACGACGGGTACCACCCGGACTTTACCTGGTGGGTGGAGGCGCCGTACGAGAAAGCCCAGAGCGACCTGGAGGCATACGCCCGGTTTCTCCGTCGGGAGATCGTGGGCGTCGAGGAGGGGCAGGACGCGCCCCTCATCGGAGACCCGATTGGGGCGGAGGCGCTCAAGGCGGACCTCCGGCACGCCATGATTCCGTACTCCCCCGAAGAGCTGATTGCCCTGGCCGAGCAGGAGCTTGACTGGGGCAGGCGGCAGATGCGGGCGGCCGCCCGGGAGATGGGCCACGGGAACGACTGGCGCGCGGCCCTCAAAGAGGTCAAGACCCGTCACGTGGAGCCCGGCCAGCAGCCGACGCTTGCGCGTGATCTGGCCGAGGAGGCCGTGTCTTTTCTTCGGGACCGGGATCTGGTGACGATTCCCCCGATGGCCGAGGAGGTCTGGCGCATGCAGATGCTCTCCCCAGAGATGCAGCGCATCGCGCCGTACTTTCTAGGAGGCGAGGTCGTCCGGGTGGCGTTTCCGGCCCAGGAGATGTCCCACGAGAACAAGCTCATGAGCATTCGGGGCAACAACCGGCACTTCTCTCGGGCGGTCGTCCACCACGAGCTCATCCCGGGCCACCACCTTCAGGGCTTCATGACGGATCGGTACAACGCCCACCGCGACCTGTTCTCCACGCCGTTCTGGGGCGAGGGGTGGGCCCTCTACTGGGAGATGCAGCTCTGGGACCTCGACTTTCCCCGGTCGCCGGAGGACCGGATTGGGATGCTGTTCTGGCGCAACCACCGGGCGGCGCGCATCATCTTCTCCCTCCGCTTTCACCTGGGGGAGATGTCCGGGCAGGAGGCCGTGGACTTCCTGGTGCGGGAGGTCGGGCACGAGCGGGCCAACGCGGAGGCGGAGGTGCGGCGCTCCATCATCGGCACGTATCCCCCGCTGTACCAGGCCGCCTACATGCTCGGCGGCCTCCAATTCCGGGCGCTCCACGACGAGCTCGTCGAGAACGGCGACCTCTCCAACCGCGAGTTCCACGACCGAATTCTGCGAGGCGGGCGCATGCCGGTCGAGATGGTGCGCGCCCGACTCCAGAGGCGACGCCTCCCGAAGGACTACGCGCCGCAGTGGCGCTTCGCCGGTGCCCCTCAGGCGGAGTAA
- a CDS encoding porin family protein, with product MKRFASLVTIALILAVACPLDAQAQMESSSGFEIGPRVTIDVGDIEEFALGGDVRYDLSQNVDAPVQLSGAVDFYFADDAQVGNQEVDRSIYTVDLNAHYMLPTEKTFSPYAGAGIGITSSEVGGTSSTDTGLNLVGGVEFDTGTLQPFVQGQVTIGDFDRLGITGGLLFAL from the coding sequence ATGAAACGCTTTGCATCTCTCGTTACTATTGCCCTCATCCTCGCCGTCGCATGTCCGCTAGATGCGCAGGCGCAGATGGAGTCGAGTTCCGGCTTTGAGATTGGTCCCCGCGTCACCATCGACGTTGGTGACATCGAAGAATTCGCTCTTGGGGGCGATGTCCGGTACGATCTCTCCCAAAATGTGGATGCGCCGGTACAGTTGTCTGGGGCCGTCGACTTCTACTTCGCGGATGATGCCCAGGTGGGCAACCAAGAGGTTGACCGGTCGATTTACACCGTCGATCTGAATGCGCACTACATGCTTCCCACAGAGAAGACCTTTTCACCCTATGCGGGTGCCGGAATCGGCATAACGAGTTCAGAGGTTGGGGGCACCTCCAGCACCGACACGGGACTTAACCTGGTTGGCGGTGTTGAGTTTGACACCGGCACGCTCCAGCCCTTCGTCCAGGGACAGGTCACGATTGGAGACTTCGACCGCCTTGGAATCACTGGGGGGCTGCTCTTTGCCCTGTAG
- a CDS encoding methyl-accepting chemotaxis protein, producing MTVFFNFFLPDALPENSDQRRKARLTLSITVLIIGACLAYTGAHYRWEFWSGIPVLLGSAALLTGVPIALRQGASPSLMAKVTAGVMLGLITLLTIRSGGTASTSAPWFMVAPLIGLLLAEQWFAILLTVVSIAELSIIYGLELGGYVFPTPMSNSMADESLFFSYVGLITVVLLIARVFKQEQRRALQKAESAVQDAKTQKEETEKMAERLKQQKNSVEEQVEEATRELQEQKEALASHTSEMLDAMNRFADGDLSVRVDTDRDDEIGDLFDGFNRAVESVRRTLVSVRDAAEETALTTEEISASSEQMATAAEEQSAQAEEVAAAVEQMNQTISENARSVQRAAEATRDAAQQAERSGKIVAEATQQIRQIAEVAQATADTIESVGDSSEEIIQIVDTIDEIAGQTNLLALNAAIEAARAGDEAAGQTGQGFAVVAEEVRALAEEADEATTEIEQMVQGTTGEIEDAVGAARQSSQRAQKGLELAGEVDSALDDVAAAIDRAQQKADEIASASEEQSTTSNEIARSVQAISTAARESAAGVTQVSDSAEDLEATVQHLRESVEKFELERSEHTSPSDRPVQPLHSTEERAEASSPTSPPTDTTRSAMNSTSD from the coding sequence ATGACTGTGTTTTTCAACTTCTTTCTGCCAGACGCTCTCCCTGAAAATTCTGACCAGCGACGGAAGGCGCGCCTGACGCTGTCGATCACGGTTCTCATCATCGGAGCCTGCCTCGCCTACACCGGGGCCCATTACCGATGGGAATTCTGGAGCGGAATCCCTGTGCTTTTGGGCTCAGCGGCCCTCCTGACGGGGGTCCCGATTGCCCTGCGGCAGGGCGCCTCCCCCTCCCTCATGGCGAAGGTGACCGCCGGAGTGATGCTGGGGCTCATCACGCTGCTCACGATTCGCTCCGGAGGAACCGCGTCCACGTCGGCCCCCTGGTTCATGGTCGCGCCATTGATCGGGCTCCTGCTCGCCGAGCAGTGGTTTGCCATTCTCCTCACGGTGGTGAGCATCGCGGAGCTGTCCATCATCTACGGCCTTGAGCTGGGTGGCTACGTCTTCCCGACGCCCATGTCCAATTCTATGGCCGACGAGTCGCTCTTTTTCTCCTACGTCGGCCTCATCACCGTCGTCCTCCTCATCGCACGCGTCTTCAAACAAGAACAGCGCCGCGCACTACAGAAGGCTGAGTCCGCCGTGCAGGACGCCAAGACGCAGAAGGAGGAGACCGAAAAGATGGCTGAACGGCTCAAGCAGCAAAAAAACTCCGTTGAGGAGCAGGTTGAGGAGGCCACCCGGGAGCTTCAGGAGCAAAAGGAGGCACTCGCCAGCCACACGAGCGAGATGCTCGACGCGATGAATCGGTTTGCCGACGGAGACCTCAGTGTCCGCGTCGACACGGACCGCGACGACGAGATTGGCGATCTCTTCGACGGGTTCAACCGGGCGGTCGAGAGCGTCCGGCGGACCCTCGTCTCCGTCCGCGATGCGGCCGAGGAGACCGCCCTGACGACCGAGGAGATCAGTGCCTCCTCCGAGCAGATGGCGACCGCTGCCGAGGAGCAGTCCGCCCAGGCCGAGGAGGTGGCCGCGGCCGTCGAGCAGATGAACCAGACGATTAGCGAGAACGCGCGCAGTGTCCAACGGGCCGCCGAGGCCACCCGGGACGCCGCCCAGCAGGCCGAGCGCAGTGGCAAGATCGTCGCGGAGGCGACGCAGCAGATCCGGCAGATCGCCGAGGTGGCCCAGGCCACAGCCGACACCATCGAGAGCGTGGGCGACTCGAGCGAGGAGATTATTCAGATCGTCGACACGATCGACGAGATCGCGGGGCAGACCAACCTCCTCGCCCTAAACGCGGCGATCGAGGCGGCGCGAGCGGGGGACGAGGCCGCCGGACAGACCGGACAGGGATTCGCTGTGGTCGCCGAGGAGGTCCGGGCGTTGGCGGAGGAAGCCGACGAGGCCACGACCGAAATCGAACAGATGGTTCAGGGGACGACCGGCGAGATCGAGGACGCAGTTGGCGCCGCCCGTCAGAGCAGCCAGCGGGCCCAGAAGGGCCTGGAGCTGGCCGGCGAGGTGGACAGCGCCCTGGACGATGTGGCCGCCGCCATCGACCGGGCCCAGCAAAAAGCCGACGAGATTGCGTCCGCCTCCGAAGAACAGTCCACCACCAGCAACGAGATCGCTCGGAGCGTACAGGCCATCTCGACGGCGGCCCGGGAGTCGGCGGCCGGCGTCACGCAGGTCTCTGATTCGGCGGAGGACCTGGAGGCAACCGTCCAGCACCTTCGGGAGAGCGTCGAAAAGTTTGAGCTTGAGCGGAGCGAGCACACGAGCCCGTCCGACCGCCCCGTCCAACCCCTTCACTCAACGGAGGAGCGGGCCGAGGCCTCCTCCCCCACGAGCCCACCTACTGACACGACACGCTCCGCGATGAACTCAACGAGCGATTAG
- a CDS encoding TolC family protein, protein MDCLPQSPPWDFGLALLLGALAVLSGPVVRVAQAQTDGGRDTLTFDRATRLLLDHNPQLRAARARARTQGKGARAAALFPNPTLEGSGEHTPLPNGGADDEWFLTLTQPLNYPGEQRARRQSADAATRAAEARLQETRTSLYRDLRHRYLAVVTADARRRILHRYTDAVQQAARAATVRYEEGDLSPIRRTRLKSAEATSENDLAEARQQHRTAQRELAAMLRPNQETQSEGLPYAVADSLSFRAVTVDAQAALSVAEAQRDRLQAQRARVERERQALERTRYQRYPDLTLSAGPKQLSTPGGTTLGFTAGLQVELPLWDGGRTAVAAQEGRRSQAEATLDATRRAVEVDVHNALDRLETARGRLQATANTLVRAPDEQLQNALFTYEQGELTLFELLDAIEAARRTELLRVRLTAKYLRALYDLEAAMGVGPADAPIVVEGALSPRAPDL, encoded by the coding sequence ATGGACTGCCTGCCACAAAGCCCCCCCTGGGACTTCGGCCTTGCCCTCCTGCTGGGAGCGCTCGCCGTTTTGAGCGGGCCCGTCGTTCGCGTCGCACAGGCCCAGACGGACGGGGGCCGGGACACGCTCACGTTCGACCGCGCCACCCGTCTGCTCCTGGACCACAATCCGCAACTCCGCGCCGCCCGCGCTCGTGCTCGGACCCAGGGGAAAGGAGCCCGGGCCGCGGCCCTCTTTCCCAACCCGACCCTGGAGGGCTCCGGGGAGCATACCCCACTGCCCAACGGCGGGGCGGACGACGAGTGGTTCCTGACCCTTACCCAGCCCCTCAACTACCCGGGCGAGCAGCGCGCCCGGCGGCAGTCGGCCGACGCGGCCACACGGGCCGCCGAGGCACGACTCCAGGAGACGCGCACGTCCCTCTACAGAGACCTGCGCCATCGCTACCTCGCCGTCGTGACCGCGGATGCCCGTCGTCGCATCCTGCACCGGTACACCGATGCGGTACAACAGGCCGCCCGGGCCGCCACCGTGCGGTACGAGGAGGGCGACCTGAGCCCAATCCGGCGCACGCGGCTGAAGAGCGCCGAGGCGACCTCCGAGAACGACCTGGCGGAGGCAAGGCAGCAGCACCGGACCGCACAGCGGGAACTGGCTGCCATGCTCCGCCCCAACCAGGAGACACAGTCGGAGGGGCTCCCCTACGCAGTTGCGGACTCACTCTCATTCCGGGCGGTCACTGTGGACGCGCAGGCGGCCCTGTCGGTCGCCGAGGCCCAGCGAGATCGGCTCCAGGCCCAGCGTGCCCGGGTTGAGCGCGAACGACAGGCCCTCGAACGGACACGCTACCAGCGGTATCCAGACCTGACCCTCTCGGCGGGGCCGAAGCAGCTGTCGACCCCAGGCGGCACGACCCTCGGCTTCACGGCCGGTCTCCAGGTGGAGTTGCCCCTCTGGGACGGGGGCCGCACGGCCGTCGCGGCACAGGAAGGCCGACGCAGCCAGGCCGAGGCCACCCTCGACGCCACCCGACGTGCAGTCGAGGTGGACGTGCACAACGCCCTGGACCGCCTCGAGACCGCCCGCGGTCGCCTGCAGGCCACGGCGAACACCCTGGTTCGGGCGCCCGACGAGCAGCTCCAGAACGCGCTGTTCACCTACGAGCAGGGCGAGCTGACCCTCTTCGAGCTGCTGGACGCCATCGAGGCCGCCCGACGGACGGAGCTGCTCCGCGTGCGTCTCACCGCAAAATACCTGCGGGCACTTTACGACCTGGAAGCCGCCATGGGCGTGGGGCCGGCCGACGCCCCCATCGTCGTCGAAGGCGCCCTCTCTCCCCGCGCCCCCGACCTGTAG
- a CDS encoding efflux RND transporter periplasmic adaptor subunit: MHRRRPFPLALVLATALFLAGCGEADAPASTAAAETPIDPNVITLTDAELEEVGVKTVEVTKHPVTTTLKLPARVRPAADQEAFVTSLVDGRVEQLRVSPGTRVAQGEVMADVAAPDLSQMVATLRQARDELDRQRRLDERDVAVEKNVRAAERNWQSARQRLRSIGVQPDRIERVATGAQDMRTLPLEAPLDGIVLSRMSVLGAPVQQGDKLYRIADLQPIRVVARVFERNLAQVQAGQTVTLSTPMAPEQTYRSTIEQVTPQVDDKSRAASARVMLDNEDGALRPGMYASVQVEQTSAPQAALPADVLLTDNTGAYVLVRDGPRRFRRVYVEGDAENDGNVAVSSLEVGTEVVAQGAYQIASALNQLRQ, from the coding sequence ATGCACCGCCGACGCCCCTTCCCGCTCGCTCTGGTTCTGGCTACTGCGCTTTTTCTCGCTGGCTGTGGAGAGGCCGACGCCCCCGCCTCCACGGCCGCGGCGGAGACCCCCATCGATCCGAACGTCATCACACTGACCGACGCTGAACTCGAAGAGGTCGGCGTCAAAACCGTAGAGGTCACGAAGCACCCGGTCACGACGACCCTCAAACTGCCGGCCCGGGTGCGCCCGGCCGCCGACCAGGAGGCCTTCGTGACCTCTCTCGTGGACGGACGGGTGGAGCAGCTCCGCGTGAGTCCCGGGACGCGGGTGGCACAGGGCGAGGTCATGGCCGACGTGGCCGCCCCGGACCTGAGTCAGATGGTGGCCACCCTCCGGCAGGCGCGCGACGAGCTCGACCGCCAGCGCCGCCTGGACGAGCGGGACGTGGCCGTCGAGAAGAACGTGCGGGCCGCCGAACGCAACTGGCAGTCCGCCCGGCAGCGCCTCCGCTCGATCGGGGTGCAGCCGGACCGCATCGAACGGGTCGCGACCGGCGCCCAGGACATGAGGACGCTTCCGCTGGAGGCGCCCCTCGACGGCATCGTGCTGAGCCGAATGAGCGTCCTCGGCGCCCCTGTGCAGCAGGGCGACAAGCTCTACCGCATTGCCGACCTCCAGCCGATCCGCGTGGTCGCCCGCGTGTTCGAGCGCAACCTCGCCCAGGTCCAGGCCGGCCAGACCGTCACGCTGTCCACGCCGATGGCCCCCGAGCAGACGTACCGCAGCACGATCGAGCAGGTGACCCCTCAGGTGGACGACAAGAGCCGAGCCGCCAGCGCCCGCGTGATGCTCGACAATGAGGACGGCGCACTCCGTCCCGGCATGTACGCCTCCGTCCAGGTCGAGCAGACGAGTGCGCCACAGGCCGCCCTCCCCGCCGACGTCCTACTGACCGACAACACCGGCGCCTACGTCCTCGTCCGCGATGGGCCGCGCCGGTTTCGCCGCGTCTACGTGGAGGGCGACGCCGAGAACGACGGGAATGTGGCCGTCTCGTCGCTTGAGGTCGGCACGGAGGTCGTCGCCCAGGGCGCCTACCAGATCGCGAGCGCCCTCAACCAATTGCGACAGTGA
- a CDS encoding efflux RND transporter permease subunit, translating into MFDRLVTSVVKNRILVLLFMAVLVGWGIYSWQQVPVDAYPELTNNQVQILTPVPGMSPVEVEKLVSYPIETSMTNLEGVKDNRSLSQFGLSVVTLVFEEDMDPYFVRRLVSQRLSKVKEDLPGKAEPGLGPLSTALGQVYQYTLTDEPGDGRSYSAQELRTMQDWILAPELRTVEGVVEANALGGFVKQYHVRFDPDQLVNHDLSLDEAYEALRASNQNSGGSYIVRNDQQYVVRGVGRLGGGDGNVVEDIENTVITSRDGTPILMSDVGDVQVDHAVRYGAATADGEGETVTGIVMMRRGANAQEVVNSVEAKMEELKQALPPGVGVDVYYNRNELTSAAISTVTTSLLIGGLLVLLVLISFLGDWRSALIVSLVLPMTALVTFILMNYFGFKANLMSLGGLAIGLGMFVDGAIVMVENIYRLREANPDASIGLIVVRAGREVARPIAFSVGVVIAVFLPLFTLQQMEGRMFRPMAFTVSFALMAALLLALTMAPALSSYLLASVGDSSEDPDATDEALQENGASPRPTNGAAGAAGGSSTRVVAALRSVYEPLLDAALTHRWATVSTAVVVVGLGAGLFTTLGTEFAPDLEEGSVAIQVALEPDAALETSTEVQTKVESALIKFPEVTTAVSKTGRPAVAFDPMGQNLTDMFVGLAPRDTWTVDSKEALVDSMRARVNQIPGANFAFTQPIALRLDEMVSGAKSEIALKIYGDDLDALRRLQSEAAGAVSDIEGVADVLPAQIAGYGYVEVDIDRDRAARYGLSVGTIQRAIDVAIGGEQLSTIREGDRRFALVGKFQESSRGSVESIRNLPLTTTEGARVRLQDVASITLTEAPAEVSREQGKRKVTLGINLSGRDAGSFVAEAKEAFRSEVTLPAGYLAEWGGQFENQERAQDRLMLILPITLAIVFVLLFMTFNSLGQAVLVFLNIPASVVGGVVLLWAMDLYMSVPASVGFIAVLGIAVQNGVVMVSFIDNLRERGQPLAQAVRQGALLRLRPILMTTLTTLLGLLPLLVATGIGANVQRPLAAVVVGGIFTLVPSTLLLLPTLYGWFNPEAQSERAIVREVETGDQAQIQGSVAA; encoded by the coding sequence ATGTTCGACCGCCTCGTTACCTCCGTCGTTAAGAATCGGATTCTGGTTCTGCTCTTCATGGCCGTGCTGGTCGGGTGGGGCATCTACAGCTGGCAGCAGGTGCCGGTCGATGCCTACCCGGAGCTCACGAACAACCAGGTGCAGATCCTCACGCCGGTGCCGGGCATGTCCCCCGTCGAGGTGGAAAAGCTGGTGTCCTACCCCATCGAGACGAGCATGACCAACCTTGAAGGCGTCAAGGACAACCGCTCTCTGAGCCAGTTTGGGCTGAGCGTCGTCACGCTCGTATTCGAGGAGGACATGGACCCGTACTTCGTCCGCCGCCTCGTCTCGCAGCGCCTCTCGAAGGTCAAAGAGGACCTCCCGGGGAAGGCCGAGCCGGGACTCGGGCCGCTGTCGACGGCCCTGGGGCAGGTGTACCAGTACACCCTGACCGACGAGCCGGGCGACGGGCGCTCCTACTCCGCCCAGGAGCTCCGCACGATGCAGGACTGGATCCTGGCGCCCGAGCTGCGCACGGTGGAGGGCGTCGTGGAGGCCAACGCGCTCGGCGGCTTCGTCAAGCAGTACCATGTGCGGTTCGACCCGGACCAGCTGGTGAACCACGACCTCTCGCTCGACGAGGCCTACGAGGCGCTGCGGGCAAGCAATCAGAATTCAGGGGGGAGCTACATTGTTCGCAACGACCAGCAGTACGTGGTGCGGGGCGTGGGGCGCCTCGGAGGCGGGGATGGGAATGTCGTCGAGGACATCGAGAACACTGTCATCACGAGCCGGGACGGGACGCCCATCCTGATGAGCGATGTGGGCGACGTGCAGGTGGACCACGCCGTGCGCTACGGCGCCGCCACGGCCGACGGCGAGGGCGAGACGGTCACCGGCATCGTGATGATGCGCCGCGGGGCCAACGCCCAGGAGGTGGTCAACAGCGTGGAGGCCAAGATGGAGGAGCTCAAGCAGGCCCTGCCCCCCGGCGTGGGCGTCGACGTGTACTACAACCGCAACGAGCTCACGAGCGCTGCGATTTCGACGGTCACGACGAGCCTGCTCATCGGAGGCCTGCTCGTGCTCCTCGTCCTCATCAGCTTCCTGGGCGACTGGCGCTCGGCCCTCATCGTGAGCCTCGTGCTGCCGATGACGGCCCTCGTCACGTTCATCCTGATGAACTACTTCGGGTTCAAGGCCAATCTGATGAGCCTCGGCGGCCTGGCCATCGGCCTCGGGATGTTCGTGGACGGGGCCATCGTGATGGTAGAGAACATCTACCGCCTCCGCGAGGCGAACCCGGACGCGTCGATCGGCCTCATCGTGGTGCGGGCCGGGCGGGAGGTGGCGCGTCCCATCGCCTTCTCCGTAGGCGTGGTCATCGCGGTCTTCCTCCCCCTCTTCACCCTGCAGCAGATGGAGGGGCGCATGTTTCGGCCCATGGCGTTCACCGTCTCCTTCGCCCTGATGGCCGCCCTGTTGCTGGCCCTCACGATGGCCCCCGCCCTGAGCTCATACCTGCTCGCGTCCGTAGGGGACTCAAGCGAGGACCCCGACGCGACCGACGAAGCACTCCAGGAAAACGGGGCGTCGCCCCGGCCCACGAACGGAGCCGCCGGGGCAGCAGGGGGATCGTCGACCCGGGTGGTCGCGGCCTTGCGCTCCGTGTACGAGCCCCTGCTCGACGCCGCACTCACCCACCGGTGGGCCACGGTAAGCACCGCCGTGGTCGTCGTGGGATTGGGCGCGGGCCTCTTCACGACGCTCGGGACCGAGTTTGCGCCGGACCTGGAGGAGGGCTCGGTGGCCATCCAGGTGGCCTTGGAGCCGGACGCCGCCCTCGAAACGTCGACGGAGGTGCAGACCAAGGTTGAGAGCGCCCTCATAAAGTTCCCGGAGGTAACCACGGCCGTGAGCAAGACCGGACGCCCGGCGGTCGCCTTCGACCCGATGGGTCAGAACCTGACCGACATGTTCGTCGGCCTCGCTCCCCGCGACACGTGGACCGTCGACTCGAAGGAGGCACTCGTAGATTCGATGCGGGCCCGCGTCAACCAGATCCCCGGCGCCAACTTTGCCTTCACGCAGCCCATTGCCCTGCGCCTCGACGAGATGGTGAGCGGGGCCAAAAGCGAGATTGCGCTCAAGATCTACGGCGACGACCTCGACGCGCTTCGCCGCCTGCAGTCGGAAGCCGCCGGCGCGGTGTCCGACATCGAGGGCGTAGCGGACGTACTTCCTGCCCAGATTGCCGGCTACGGCTACGTGGAGGTCGACATCGACCGCGATCGGGCCGCCCGCTACGGCCTCAGCGTGGGCACCATCCAGCGGGCCATCGACGTGGCCATTGGGGGCGAGCAGCTGAGCACCATTCGGGAGGGGGACCGGCGCTTTGCCCTCGTCGGGAAGTTTCAGGAATCCTCCCGCGGCTCCGTCGAGTCGATCCGTAACCTTCCGCTGACGACCACTGAGGGGGCTCGCGTCCGGCTGCAGGACGTAGCGTCCATCACGCTCACGGAAGCGCCCGCGGAGGTGTCGCGGGAGCAGGGCAAGCGGAAGGTCACGCTGGGCATCAACCTCAGCGGCCGCGACGCCGGCAGCTTCGTGGCGGAGGCGAAGGAGGCCTTTCGGAGCGAGGTGACCCTCCCTGCGGGGTACCTGGCGGAGTGGGGCGGCCAGTTCGAAAATCAGGAGCGGGCGCAGGACCGGCTCATGCTCATTCTGCCCATCACGCTCGCCATCGTGTTCGTGCTTCTGTTCATGACCTTCAACTCGCTAGGGCAGGCGGTGCTCGTCTTCCTCAACATTCCGGCGTCGGTGGTCGGGGGCGTCGTGCTGCTCTGGGCGATGGACCTCTACATGAGCGTGCCGGCGTCGGTTGGATTTATCGCTGTGCTGGGCATTGCCGTGCAGAACGGCGTGGTGATGGTGAGTTTCATCGACAACCTCCGGGAGCGGGGGCAGCCCCTGGCCCAGGCGGTGCGGCAGGGGGCACTCCTGCGGCTGCGGCCCATCCTCATGACGACGCTCACCACGCTGCTCGGCCTGCTGCCGTTGCTAGTGGCCACCGGCATCGGCGCGAACGTGCAGCGGCCCCTCGCGGCCGTGGTGGTCGGCGGCATCTTCACGCTCGTCCCCTCCACCCTTCTGCTGCTGCCCACCCTCTACGGCTGGTTCAACCCCGAGGCACAGTCCGAACGGGCGATCGTCCGGGAGGTGGAAACCGGGGATCAGGCCCAGATTCAGGGCAGCGTGGCCGCCTAG
- a CDS encoding P-II family nitrogen regulator, translating into MKMIVAYIRPVKQDEVVDRLRRMEVPGASMHPVDGFGLEADPSGDESYGPQVTPYAEMVRVEVVCSDGRAEDWTQAIAEAAQTGRRGDGKVFVLPVTNAVDIRTLQTGDTVV; encoded by the coding sequence ATGAAGATGATCGTTGCCTACATTCGGCCCGTCAAGCAGGACGAGGTCGTCGATCGCCTGCGTCGGATGGAGGTCCCCGGCGCCAGCATGCATCCGGTCGATGGGTTCGGGCTGGAGGCCGACCCGAGCGGAGACGAGTCCTACGGGCCTCAGGTCACGCCCTACGCGGAGATGGTGCGGGTCGAAGTCGTCTGCTCGGACGGCCGGGCCGAGGACTGGACCCAGGCCATCGCGGAGGCGGCCCAGACCGGGCGGCGGGGCGACGGCAAGGTGTTCGTGCTACCGGTTACCAATGCCGTGGACATCCGAACCCTTCAGACTGGGGACACCGTCGTCTGA
- a CDS encoding high-potential iron-sulfur protein, translated as MSSKDSDRVSRRQFLRSLGLAGAIGASGTLLLACGGSSDGSGDGAGADGEPATASADCSDLSSLSDTQKQRRKQQVNALNYVEESPEPNKNCANCQLYQQEKYGSGYGGCQLFPGPVAGEGYCSSWAKQS; from the coding sequence ATGTCTAGCAAGGATTCGGACCGCGTATCCCGACGACAGTTTCTTCGCTCGCTTGGCCTGGCCGGGGCCATCGGGGCAAGTGGCACGCTCCTGTTGGCCTGTGGCGGTAGCTCCGACGGCTCCGGAGACGGAGCCGGCGCCGACGGCGAACCCGCGACCGCGTCGGCGGACTGCTCCGACCTGTCGAGCCTCTCGGACACCCAAAAACAACGGCGCAAGCAGCAGGTGAACGCCCTGAACTACGTGGAGGAGTCCCCCGAACCGAACAAGAACTGCGCGAACTGCCAGCTCTACCAGCAGGAGAAGTACGGCTCGGGCTATGGCGGATGCCAGCTCTTCCCCGGCCCCGTCGCGGGAGAGGGGTACTGCAGCTCCTGGGCCAAACAGAGCTAG